A single window of Rhizobium sp. CCGE531 DNA harbors:
- a CDS encoding HAMP domain-containing sensor histidine kinase: MKTERGRSLRWGLIKRLIALQAFILVLFFVLLVGWIWIINPELEDANEEAVRVVAQQVTRDDDGQLQVAETQEVVELKRRYPELWFTVRDDKGLLLQYGEIPTAALKEGFPRTIDRARVEAGNGAHATVENRDTSVGKLQIMAATERGFDSDGLNVWINMRVEVAKGPHGEIHWLSVLPALAFVIFIGVFPILALTGIATLLVTPRAVGRSLSGLVETATQAQAIDFDTRSARLERSKVPTEIIPLVDAFNHALSKLDEGYKRHNRFLADAAHELRTPIAIARTRADLLPEAEVSHQLRDDIDRLSRVAHQLLEMQAIGAVELRAEKKDLNIVVENIAADLAPIAMDAGYDFDFEPSPEEAVFVIQTSTIEMAVVNLIRNAIDHAGGKGSIVVRVGAAGTIDVCDEGPGIPLAERDRVFEPFRRINASSSGAGLGLNLVKKAAEIHGGRVLFPDTGQGFCVRLEIGSIPPSVVVADKGWRGKR; the protein is encoded by the coding sequence ATGAAGACAGAGCGCGGCCGGTCGTTGCGTTGGGGGCTGATAAAGCGCCTCATCGCCCTGCAGGCCTTTATCCTCGTTCTCTTCTTCGTTCTTCTCGTTGGCTGGATCTGGATCATCAATCCGGAGCTGGAGGATGCCAACGAAGAGGCCGTCCGCGTCGTCGCGCAACAGGTTACAAGGGACGATGACGGGCAGCTGCAGGTGGCCGAGACTCAAGAGGTCGTCGAGCTGAAGCGGCGCTATCCGGAGCTCTGGTTCACCGTCCGGGACGACAAGGGGCTTCTCCTTCAATATGGAGAGATACCGACAGCCGCTCTCAAGGAAGGCTTTCCCCGGACGATCGATCGGGCGAGGGTGGAAGCGGGCAACGGTGCGCATGCCACGGTCGAGAACCGGGATACCTCGGTTGGCAAGCTGCAGATCATGGCGGCCACCGAACGAGGCTTTGACAGTGACGGCCTCAATGTGTGGATCAATATGCGTGTCGAGGTCGCCAAGGGTCCGCATGGCGAAATCCACTGGTTGAGTGTCTTGCCGGCCCTGGCATTCGTCATCTTCATCGGTGTGTTTCCCATACTGGCGCTCACTGGTATCGCAACGCTGCTCGTCACACCACGCGCCGTCGGCCGGTCGCTGAGCGGCCTCGTGGAAACGGCAACACAGGCGCAGGCGATCGATTTCGATACGCGCTCAGCCCGGCTTGAGCGTTCGAAGGTTCCGACCGAGATCATCCCGCTGGTGGACGCGTTCAACCATGCGCTTTCGAAGCTGGATGAAGGCTATAAGAGGCACAATCGCTTCCTCGCCGACGCCGCGCATGAGCTGAGAACGCCGATTGCGATTGCGCGGACGCGGGCCGATCTTCTCCCCGAGGCCGAGGTGAGCCATCAGCTTCGGGACGATATCGACCGCCTCTCCCGCGTGGCGCATCAACTTCTGGAAATGCAGGCCATCGGCGCGGTCGAGCTGCGCGCGGAGAAGAAAGATCTGAATATCGTGGTCGAGAACATCGCCGCCGATCTTGCACCGATTGCGATGGATGCCGGCTACGATTTCGACTTCGAGCCGAGCCCCGAGGAAGCGGTGTTTGTGATCCAGACCTCGACGATCGAGATGGCGGTCGTCAACCTGATCCGAAATGCGATCGATCATGCGGGAGGAAAAGGTTCGATTGTCGTTCGGGTCGGTGCAGCCGGCACGATCGACGTCTGCGACGAAGGTCCAGGCATACCGCTGGCGGAGCGCGATCGTGTCTTTGAGCCATTTCGCCGCATCAATGCCAGTTCCTCCGGAGCTGGCCTGGGACTGAATCTGGTCAAGAAGGCGGCCGAGATCCACGGTGGAAGAGTTTTATTCCCCGACACCGGCCAAGGCTTCTGTGTGCGGCTGGAGATCGGCTCCATCCCTCCCTCGGTCGTGGTGGCGGACAAGGGCTGGCGCGGAAAACGGTGA
- a CDS encoding response regulator transcription factor: MRILLLEDEPEMARALLEALRRRDVLADHVRTIADAEAMARVGTYDVLVLDRRLPDGEGLDLVAALRQRRHPVPILVLTALGTVDHRVDGLDSGADDYLAKPFAIEELLARLRALQRRGPTLSDRYLSFGNLSVDPRSNEISIAGSLVEFPRREYLVLEALMRRPNRIVTRPNLVEAVYALEDEIGSNALDAHISRIRKKLLLAEATVEIRAVRNIGYLVRTKA, from the coding sequence TTGCGAATCTTGCTTCTTGAGGATGAGCCCGAAATGGCTCGAGCGCTGCTCGAGGCATTGAGGCGCCGCGATGTGCTCGCCGATCACGTCCGGACGATTGCGGATGCCGAGGCCATGGCCCGCGTCGGCACCTATGATGTCCTAGTCCTGGACCGTCGCCTGCCGGATGGCGAGGGCCTCGATCTTGTTGCTGCGCTTCGTCAACGCCGGCACCCCGTGCCGATCCTTGTTTTGACCGCTCTCGGCACGGTCGACCATCGCGTGGACGGACTTGATAGCGGTGCCGACGACTATCTTGCCAAGCCTTTCGCAATCGAGGAATTGCTCGCCCGCCTGCGAGCTCTGCAAAGACGCGGCCCCACGCTTTCCGACAGATATCTGAGCTTCGGCAATCTGAGCGTCGATCCGCGAAGCAATGAAATCTCCATTGCCGGGTCGCTTGTCGAATTTCCCCGGCGCGAATACCTGGTGCTGGAGGCGCTGATGCGCCGTCCGAACCGTATCGTCACGAGGCCGAACCTCGTCGAGGCGGTTTATGCATTGGAGGACGAAATCGGATCGAATGCCTTGGACGCGCACATCTCGCGAATCCGAAAGAAGCTCCTGCTGGCCGAAGCCACGGTCGAGATAAGAGCCGTTCGAAACATTGGCTATCTCGTCCGGACGAAGGCATGA
- a CDS encoding type II toxin-antitoxin system RelE/ParE family toxin, whose protein sequence is MWNLEYSREADRDFELIFDHLFAVYLDLGDAPEEALERGADRIRELRLAIDRLVETPYIGMLRSDIHPGIRFMRRDKAAVWFLPIEERRTIVVAAIFFGGQDHIRRMLARLLES, encoded by the coding sequence GTGTGGAACCTTGAATATTCAAGAGAGGCGGATCGCGATTTCGAGCTGATCTTCGATCATCTGTTCGCCGTCTATCTCGACCTCGGAGATGCGCCCGAGGAAGCGCTGGAGCGTGGCGCCGACCGTATTCGCGAGCTTCGTCTGGCGATCGATCGGCTGGTCGAGACGCCTTACATCGGAATGTTGCGATCGGATATCCATCCCGGTATTCGCTTCATGCGGCGAGACAAGGCTGCCGTCTGGTTTCTGCCGATCGAGGAACGTCGGACCATCGTCGTCGCCGCGATTTTCTTTGGCGGCCAGGATCACATCAGGCGGATGCTGGCGCGCTTGCTGGAAAGTTAG